GCACGGCCGCGTCGTGCTCGTCACGAAGAAAGAGATCATGGAGTCGAACACGAACCAGGCGCAAGGCGGCATCGCCGCCGTGATGGCGCCGCCCGACTCGTTCGACTCGCACGTGGCCGATACGTTGCGGACCGGCTGCGGGCTGTGCGACGAGCGCGCCGTGCGGATGCTCGCCCGCCGCGCGCCCAGCGAGATCAGGCGCCTCCTCTCCTTCGGTGTCGGCTTCAACCGCGAGCACGGCACGCTCTCGCTTACCCGCGAGGGCGGCCACAGCGAGCGGCGCATCGTGTTCGCCGGCGACGCCACGGGCCGCGAGATCGAGCGCGCGCTCGTGTTCAACGCGCGCCACACGCCGAGCATCACCGTGCTCGAGAATCACTTCGCCATTGACCTCGAAGTGCACAACGGCCGGTGCGTTGGCGCCCACGTGCTCGACGTGCTCGGCGAACGGACGCTGGCCATCGGCGCCCGAGTCGTCGTGCTCGCCAGCGGCGGGGCGGGACAGCTCTACACGATCACGTCGAACCCCGAGATCGCCACGGGCGACGGCCAAGCCATGGCGTGGCGCGCCGGCGCGGTGCTCGAGGACATGGAGTTTGTCCAGTTCCACCCGACGACGTTCAACCGCCGCGGCCGCCCGCATTCGCTCATCTCGGAAGCCGTGCGCGGCGAGGGCGCCATCCTCAAGGACGCCCGCGGCCGCCCGTTTATGAAGCACTACCACACGATGGCCGACCTCGCGCCGCGCGACATCGTCTCGCGCGCGGTCTTCGCGCAGATGGAGAAGGGCCCCGTCTTCCTCGATATCAGCTTCAAGGACGCCGGCTACATCAAGAGCCGCTTCCCGACGATCTATGCGCGCTGCCTCGAGTTCGGCATCGACATGAC
The sequence above is a segment of the Verrucomicrobiota bacterium genome. Coding sequences within it:
- a CDS encoding FAD-dependent oxidoreductase, which gives rise to MKTDFLVIGSGIAGLNFALLAAAHGRVVLVTKKEIMESNTNQAQGGIAAVMAPPDSFDSHVADTLRTGCGLCDERAVRMLARRAPSEIRRLLSFGVGFNREHGTLSLTREGGHSERRIVFAGDATGREIERALVFNARHTPSITVLENHFAIDLEVHNGRCVGAHVLDVLGERTLAIGARVVVLASGGAGQLYTITSNPEIATGDGQAMAWRAGAVLEDMEFVQFHPTTFNRRGRPHSLISEAVRGEGAILKDARGRPFMKHYHTMADLAPRDIVSRAVFAQMEKGPVFLDISFKDAGYIKSRFPTIYARCLEFGIDMT